In Nitrobacteraceae bacterium AZCC 1564, the following proteins share a genomic window:
- a CDS encoding branched-chain amino acid transport system substrate-binding protein (product_source=KO:K01999; cath_funfam=3.40.50.2300; cog=COG0683; ko=KO:K01999; pfam=PF13458; superfamily=53822), whose translation MTNLTRRDTFSLAGGALAAMASSAYGQAGPIKIGFGMALTGGLAGGGKAALLSYQIWAEEVNARGGILGRKVELVHYDDQSNPATVPGIYSKLIDIDKVDIVISGYATVPTAAAMPVVMQKGKVFLSLFALAANDEFRYDRYFQMQPNGPQAKFEFSRAYFELASKLSPKPQTVALVGADAEFGVLAVEGARANAKKAGIKIVYDRSYPPNTQDFGSIVRAIKATNPDLLFIGSYPPDSAGMIRAIHEVGLNARMVGGGMIGLQFAALKQQLGPMLNNIVAYDLYAPEPTMNFPGVAPFLAKYRERAVQAGVDPLGIYIPPFAYAEMQILESSVNAVKSLDDKKLAEHMRATKFSTIVGDIKFGDRGEWAEPRVLLIQYRGIVGNDVEQFKQAGKQVILDPVAFKSGDLVTPFEPIKR comes from the coding sequence ATGACGAACCTTACGCGTCGCGATACGTTTTCGCTTGCCGGTGGTGCTCTGGCGGCGATGGCGTCCTCGGCATACGGCCAGGCAGGACCGATCAAGATCGGCTTCGGCATGGCGTTGACAGGCGGGCTAGCCGGAGGAGGTAAAGCCGCGCTGCTGTCCTATCAAATCTGGGCCGAAGAAGTTAATGCGCGGGGTGGAATATTGGGCCGCAAGGTCGAGCTGGTCCACTATGACGACCAATCCAATCCTGCGACCGTGCCGGGCATCTACTCAAAGCTGATCGACATCGACAAAGTCGACATTGTGATTTCCGGTTACGCGACGGTGCCGACCGCTGCTGCAATGCCTGTCGTGATGCAGAAAGGAAAAGTGTTTCTTTCGCTGTTTGCTTTGGCCGCGAATGACGAGTTTCGTTACGATCGCTATTTCCAGATGCAGCCAAACGGACCGCAAGCGAAGTTCGAATTTTCGCGGGCCTATTTCGAATTGGCTTCAAAACTTTCGCCTAAGCCGCAGACAGTCGCCCTGGTTGGCGCTGACGCCGAGTTCGGCGTACTTGCGGTTGAGGGCGCTCGCGCAAACGCGAAAAAGGCCGGGATCAAGATCGTTTACGACAGAAGCTACCCCCCAAACACGCAAGACTTCGGTTCGATTGTTCGCGCCATCAAAGCAACCAACCCGGATTTGCTGTTTATCGGTTCTTACCCGCCAGATTCGGCCGGCATGATCCGCGCAATCCACGAGGTTGGCTTGAATGCTCGAATGGTTGGCGGAGGAATGATTGGGCTTCAGTTCGCGGCTTTGAAGCAGCAACTCGGCCCGATGCTGAACAATATTGTCGCCTACGATCTTTACGCGCCAGAGCCGACAATGAATTTCCCAGGTGTGGCTCCTTTCCTCGCCAAATACCGCGAGCGTGCGGTTCAGGCTGGCGTCGATCCGCTCGGCATTTACATCCCACCATTTGCATATGCGGAGATGCAAATTCTCGAGTCTTCGGTCAATGCGGTCAAATCCCTCGATGATAAGAAGCTCGCCGAGCATATGCGCGCGACGAAATTCTCCACGATCGTTGGCGACATCAAGTTCGGGGATCGCGGGGAATGGGCTGAGCCTCGCGTTCTGCTGATCCAGTATCGCGGCATCGTCGGCAATGACGTCGAACAGTTCAAGCAGGCCGGCAAGCAGGTCATTTTGGATCCGGTTGCGTTCAAGTCGGGCGATCTCGTGACCCCGTTTGAACCCATCAAACGCTGA
- a CDS encoding uncharacterized protein (DUF849 family) (product_source=COG3246; cath_funfam=3.20.20.70; cog=COG3246; pfam=PF05853; superfamily=51905,69036), whose amino-acid sequence MAALKRKVVITCAVTGAIHTPSMSPHLPITADQIIADALGAAEAGAAILHLHARDQENGRPDQTPEGFGRFLSRIKQQTKAAINITTGGSPFMRVEERVKPAEHFKPEVASLNMGSINFGLFHLLDRYKEFKHDWEPQFLESTRDLVFRNSFKDIEYILETCYNNNTRFEFECYDIAHLYNLKHFLDRGLVKPPLFVQSVFGILGGIGTHQEDVMHMKRTADRLFGDQYRWSVLGAGASQMRIAAMAASMGGNVRVGLEDSLWAGPGKLATSNAEQVRLVRSIIEGMGLEIATADEAREILSLKGADQVNF is encoded by the coding sequence ATGGCTGCGTTGAAACGCAAGGTAGTGATAACTTGCGCAGTTACGGGGGCGATTCACACCCCCTCCATGTCGCCTCATCTCCCTATAACTGCAGATCAGATTATTGCGGACGCCCTAGGTGCTGCTGAGGCCGGGGCTGCCATTCTTCATCTTCATGCGCGTGACCAAGAGAACGGGAGGCCCGATCAAACTCCTGAGGGTTTCGGTCGCTTTCTCTCCCGTATCAAGCAGCAGACGAAGGCTGCGATCAACATTACGACAGGCGGCAGTCCGTTCATGCGCGTCGAAGAGCGCGTCAAGCCCGCTGAACATTTTAAGCCTGAAGTTGCCTCGCTAAATATGGGATCAATTAACTTCGGCTTGTTCCATCTGTTGGATCGATACAAGGAGTTCAAACACGATTGGGAGCCGCAGTTTCTGGAATCAACGCGTGATCTGGTCTTCAGGAATTCCTTCAAGGACATCGAGTACATTCTGGAGACTTGTTACAATAACAATACGCGATTTGAGTTCGAGTGCTACGACATCGCTCACCTTTACAATCTGAAGCACTTTCTTGATCGCGGCCTCGTCAAGCCGCCTCTCTTTGTGCAGTCGGTTTTCGGAATCCTGGGCGGCATCGGCACTCATCAGGAAGACGTGATGCACATGAAGCGCACGGCTGACAGGCTGTTCGGCGATCAATACCGCTGGTCAGTGCTCGGTGCAGGTGCGTCCCAGATGCGTATTGCCGCAATGGCAGCATCAATGGGCGGCAATGTGCGTGTCGGATTGGAGGATTCGCTCTGGGCGGGTCCAGGCAAGCTTGCAACGTCGAATGCCGAGCAGGTTCGGCTGGTCCGCTCGATTATCGAAGGAATGGGGCTCGAGATTGCCACCGCCGATGAGGCACGTGAAATTCTTTCGCTGAAGGGGGCTGATCAAGTGAATTTCTAA
- a CDS encoding branched-chain amino acid transport system permease protein (product_source=KO:K01998; cog=COG4177; ko=KO:K01998; pfam=PF02653; transmembrane_helix_parts=Outside_1_19,TMhelix_20_38,Inside_39_44,TMhelix_45_66,Outside_67_69,TMhelix_70_92,Inside_93_98,TMhelix_99_121,Outside_122_126,TMhelix_127_149,Inside_150_169,TMhelix_170_192,Outside_193_223,TMhelix_224_246,Inside_247_257,TMhelix_258_280,Outside_281_299,TMhelix_300_322,Inside_323_330), whose amino-acid sequence MKEVITQSPESRASAKSLRWVFPIVICASVGIASLLLLDLAKTDYAFLAAYTVLQFVALATAWNILGGYAGYVNFGVAGFFAVGVYTSVVIYKTLQWPLLFTIPLAAAVAGLLGLGMGYLTLRLRGVFFSIATLAMSVVLNTLVVNWSFVGGSRGVYILHPETMPFFGTYARYLFVVMLTLAMGSILIARFIENSWIGNGLAALKDDEMAAECAGVPSLRMKLFATTVSGALLGAIGAPFPYFITYVDPNSAFSLTIAVNAIAMPLIGGTATWLGPVIGALLLGTLQQIATVTISSALNLLIVGVLLVFFITVAPNGIIGFIRDMREKRK is encoded by the coding sequence ATGAAAGAGGTCATAACTCAATCACCGGAGAGTCGCGCGTCTGCGAAGTCGCTGCGCTGGGTTTTCCCCATCGTGATCTGCGCGAGCGTTGGTATCGCATCGCTCCTGCTCCTTGACCTTGCGAAGACGGACTACGCCTTCCTGGCGGCTTACACGGTTCTACAGTTCGTAGCGCTGGCGACGGCGTGGAATATTCTTGGCGGTTACGCAGGCTATGTGAATTTCGGTGTCGCAGGCTTCTTCGCAGTCGGCGTCTACACCAGCGTTGTCATCTACAAAACCCTGCAATGGCCGCTGCTCTTTACCATTCCGCTTGCGGCAGCTGTCGCGGGCTTGCTGGGATTGGGCATGGGATACCTGACCCTTCGCCTGAGGGGTGTCTTCTTTTCCATCGCCACGCTCGCGATGTCCGTTGTCCTCAACACGCTCGTCGTGAACTGGTCGTTCGTCGGCGGGTCCCGCGGCGTTTACATTCTTCATCCCGAAACGATGCCGTTCTTCGGAACCTATGCGCGTTATCTATTTGTGGTGATGCTTACTCTTGCCATGGGATCAATCCTGATTGCGCGCTTCATCGAGAATTCGTGGATTGGGAATGGCTTGGCCGCGCTCAAGGATGATGAGATGGCGGCGGAATGCGCGGGGGTGCCATCGCTGCGAATGAAGCTATTCGCAACGACGGTCAGCGGCGCATTGCTTGGAGCGATCGGTGCGCCGTTCCCGTATTTCATCACATATGTCGATCCGAATTCTGCGTTCAGTCTGACCATTGCCGTCAATGCCATCGCCATGCCGCTCATTGGAGGCACGGCTACATGGCTCGGTCCGGTCATAGGTGCTCTGCTGCTCGGAACGCTCCAGCAGATCGCCACCGTGACGATTTCGTCGGCCCTTAATTTGCTGATTGTCGGTGTGTTGCTTGTGTTCTTCATCACGGTCGCGCCCAACGGGATTATCGGCTTCATCAGGGACATGCGGGAGAAACGCAAATGA
- a CDS encoding branched-chain amino acid transport system permease protein (product_source=KO:K01997; cog=COG0559; ko=KO:K01997; pfam=PF02653; superfamily=50129; transmembrane_helix_parts=Inside_1_6,TMhelix_7_29,Outside_30_38,TMhelix_39_61,Inside_62_65,TMhelix_66_88,Outside_89_102,TMhelix_103_122,Inside_123_142,TMhelix_143_165,Outside_166_196,TMhelix_197_219,Inside_220_230,TMhelix_231_253,Outside_254_267,TMhelix_268_290,Inside_291_291), whose amino-acid sequence MIFSFDLFSNAIVSGVLLGGFYCAVAVGITIAFGMLDIVNIAHPAFIMAGGFIAYYCNTYLGIDPVLACVIAAVPAYAIGRLLYRFYYLAFEKRGEESLQGLAFFFGILFIIEVALILTFGVDYRFVEAAYIGPTISVGFLAIPWRLLVPLIVGLAVIGGIMVFLSKTFIGKAILAVSQDPLALRLVGGNPVRVKEIAFGLSIATAIIAGALLIIIQPIEPSLGRDFIGRVFAIAVLGGMTSLPGTIVASMILGISESLTTTFFGPSWSPAVAFGLLLVALAVKPAGIFGR is encoded by the coding sequence ATGATTTTCAGTTTTGACCTCTTCTCCAATGCCATCGTCTCCGGCGTCCTTTTAGGCGGCTTCTATTGTGCGGTCGCAGTCGGAATCACGATCGCCTTCGGAATGCTGGACATTGTTAACATCGCCCATCCGGCATTTATCATGGCCGGGGGCTTTATCGCCTACTACTGCAATACGTATCTGGGTATCGATCCGGTGCTGGCCTGTGTCATCGCGGCTGTCCCGGCTTATGCGATCGGACGGCTTCTTTACCGTTTCTATTATCTCGCTTTTGAGAAACGGGGAGAGGAGTCGCTGCAAGGGTTGGCCTTCTTCTTCGGCATTCTCTTCATTATCGAAGTCGCACTGATCCTGACCTTCGGGGTCGACTACCGTTTCGTCGAGGCCGCCTATATCGGTCCGACCATATCGGTTGGATTTCTTGCAATCCCATGGAGGCTGCTCGTTCCGCTCATTGTCGGGTTGGCCGTCATCGGCGGGATCATGGTCTTCTTGTCAAAGACCTTTATCGGTAAGGCGATTCTGGCCGTGTCACAGGATCCTCTGGCGCTTCGCCTTGTCGGCGGCAATCCTGTGAGGGTCAAGGAGATCGCCTTCGGACTATCGATCGCGACGGCGATCATTGCGGGTGCCTTGCTGATCATCATTCAACCGATTGAGCCGTCGTTGGGGCGGGATTTCATCGGCCGCGTTTTTGCGATCGCGGTGCTCGGAGGCATGACGAGCCTGCCGGGCACCATCGTGGCGTCGATGATCCTTGGAATCTCGGAAAGTCTCACGACGACGTTCTTTGGTCCGTCATGGTCGCCGGCGGTTGCCTTCGGATTGCTGCTCGTCGCTCTTGCCGTCAAACCCGCGGGGATCTTCGGGCGATGA
- a CDS encoding branched-chain amino acid transport system ATP-binding protein (product_source=KO:K01995; cath_funfam=3.40.50.300; cog=COG0411; ko=KO:K01995; pfam=PF00005,PF12399; smart=SM00382; superfamily=52540), giving the protein MSGSAILSSRGVIKRFGGFTALNGIDFDLGERERVGLIGPNGSGKSTFVNCLTGALPHEGSVVFAGADITGMPAWKRARSGLARSFQIPRPFRGLTVRQNIGVPLSFISGISDRDELNAKADYVLGQVGLLARADASPKSLSQVDLRKLELGRALAAQPRVLIADEAMAGLSDSEVDEILDLLMRLNDSGIAIVLIEHIMRAVIRFSQRVVVFVAGAKIADGDPREVMDHPEVVRAYLGQ; this is encoded by the coding sequence ATGAGCGGATCTGCCATCCTTTCTTCCCGAGGGGTCATAAAGCGCTTTGGTGGCTTTACCGCCTTGAACGGAATTGATTTCGATCTGGGAGAGCGCGAGCGCGTTGGTTTGATCGGTCCGAACGGCTCTGGGAAGAGCACGTTCGTCAATTGCCTGACGGGTGCCCTGCCGCATGAAGGCAGCGTGGTATTTGCGGGTGCTGATATCACCGGTATGCCTGCATGGAAGCGAGCGCGTTCTGGCCTTGCGCGAAGCTTTCAAATTCCCCGCCCGTTTCGCGGACTGACGGTTCGGCAAAACATCGGCGTTCCACTGTCGTTTATCTCGGGTATCTCCGACCGGGATGAGTTGAACGCGAAAGCAGACTACGTCCTTGGACAGGTGGGGCTGCTGGCAAGAGCGGATGCCAGTCCGAAGAGCCTTAGCCAGGTCGATTTGCGAAAACTGGAATTGGGGCGGGCCCTGGCGGCGCAGCCCCGCGTTCTCATCGCAGATGAAGCGATGGCCGGACTGTCGGATTCTGAGGTCGATGAGATTCTCGATCTGCTCATGCGGCTCAACGACAGCGGCATCGCTATCGTTCTGATCGAGCACATCATGCGCGCGGTTATTCGCTTCTCCCAGCGTGTCGTCGTCTTTGTTGCTGGCGCGAAGATTGCCGATGGTGATCCACGCGAAGTCATGGACCATCCAGAAGTGGTGAGGGCCTACCTTGGGCAATAG
- a CDS encoding AcrR family transcriptional regulator (product_source=COG1309; cath_funfam=1.10.10.60; cog=COG1309; pfam=PF00440; superfamily=46689,48498), translated as MTTKQNARSPKAKMSEDVSAETQRRMRLSPQTRERMILDAAIDFFAEEGFRAQTRALADRIGVSQSLIYRYFGSKENLIERVYEKTFLSRWNPAWEETLADRSRPLRERLQEFFRSYLVAVDDRNWIRVAMHSSLEGSDLTKRYIQGHVTRLLGKIALELRSETEARKKHELSPMELELAWHLHSTVIYYLIRKHIHGTAVSLQTDDIADMIVNNFLDGVKSLAMPKSKLTSSGAPGAHPQKTEHRSKNRI; from the coding sequence ATGACCACGAAGCAAAACGCCCGCTCTCCTAAAGCCAAAATGAGCGAGGACGTGAGTGCCGAGACGCAACGTCGCATGCGTCTTTCCCCTCAAACGAGGGAGCGCATGATTCTGGACGCAGCTATCGATTTTTTTGCTGAAGAAGGCTTTCGAGCGCAGACCCGCGCGCTCGCAGATCGCATCGGCGTTTCTCAATCACTGATCTATCGCTATTTCGGCTCGAAAGAGAACTTGATCGAACGTGTTTACGAAAAGACGTTCCTGTCGCGATGGAATCCTGCATGGGAAGAGACGCTCGCCGATCGCAGTCGCCCGCTCCGTGAGCGGCTGCAGGAATTTTTCAGGTCATATCTGGTCGCCGTGGATGATCGGAATTGGATTCGCGTCGCCATGCATTCGAGCCTGGAAGGCAGCGATCTTACAAAAAGATATATCCAGGGACATGTCACACGCTTACTAGGCAAGATTGCCCTCGAACTGCGCAGCGAGACAGAGGCAAGGAAAAAACACGAACTTTCGCCAATGGAGCTGGAATTAGCCTGGCATCTGCATTCGACGGTTATCTATTACCTGATCCGGAAGCACATTCACGGCACCGCAGTCAGCCTTCAGACTGATGATATCGCGGATATGATCGTCAACAATTTCCTTGACGGAGTGAAATCGCTTGCCATGCCGAAATCGAAACTGACGTCGTCCGGAGCCCCCGGCGCGCATCCACAAAAAACGGAGCATCGATCAAAGAATCGCATCTAA
- a CDS encoding PAS domain S-box-containing protein (product_source=TIGR00229; cath_funfam=1.10.287.130,3.30.450.20,3.30.565.10,3.40.50.2300; cog=COG0642; pfam=PF00072,PF00512,PF00672,PF02518,PF02743,PF08448; smart=SM00091,SM00304,SM00387,SM00388,SM00448; superfamily=158472,52172,55785,55874; tigrfam=TIGR00229; transmembrane_helix_parts=Inside_1_6,TMhelix_7_24,Outside_25_852), with product MTLLSRLLVLVFVALLPAIGIQAYNEFDLRRSRQIEVQNHAINLADLAAAEQRQIVQGIRQVLIVLSQLPSIKKRDWQACNAYLGAVKQRFPVFLTLVVTDLKGQTFCDPYNSQKPVNVSARAYFASALKSGDFTVGEFSFGLQSGRKAIQFALPFYGDDGQIGGVIIGTLSLDWLADYIAKKGAPPGGALAIMDRNGTFLARYPDNAQFVGRKAAEKDLSVGHRRAADIVDVDGVRRIVGYSALGDASGGLLISFGLDKAQAFAEIQRRTQRGIFLIGLSTALTLVLISLGARRFIHRSLGQLIEAANRWRIGEFSRRVEIRGRGELVGVAEAFNTMADALEHREQELSEAKERAEEAAARITMIFESTTDSVVIVDPSGRISYLNGPAWKLIENRNLIGMTLLDVLPEGADTEVMSQLREAISDRRPVSVEMFCTTRNAWYAINTFPSSEGIAVFLRDITEHKNAVEARRVIEAQFHHSQRMETVGQLTGGVAHDFNNLLMVVSANLELIEEAADICKIQQYASTARRATDRGTKLTSQLLAFSRQQVLNPKVVNANQLISAFLGLIRQAVGAGCEVALQTDDQLWLCRVDPALLETALLNLALNARDAMPDGGALKIETRNVIVNESSVVAGCLPGSYVLISVVDNGCGMTPEVRDRVFEPFFTTKEVGKGTGLGLSMVYGFVRQSGGHIDITSVLDVGTTIDLYLPKATQMPDAEANHIQPTAVPAGSERILLVDDNEDLLDVTSTMLTGLGYRVSSARNGAEALQILRSDQEFELLLSDIVMPNGMSGVELAREARRLREDIKILLTSGYAEDVLERHNAVGEFSIIDKPFRLADLARRLHSILRDA from the coding sequence TTGACTCTTTTATCGCGGCTACTCGTGCTGGTGTTTGTCGCGCTACTGCCGGCGATCGGGATCCAAGCGTACAATGAATTCGACCTACGCCGTTCGCGCCAGATCGAGGTGCAAAACCATGCAATTAATCTGGCCGATCTGGCAGCGGCAGAACAGCGGCAGATCGTCCAGGGAATCCGCCAAGTCTTGATTGTGCTGTCGCAACTTCCATCGATAAAGAAAAGGGATTGGCAAGCATGCAATGCTTACCTGGGGGCGGTGAAGCAACGCTTTCCAGTGTTCCTCACACTCGTCGTCACGGATTTGAAGGGCCAGACCTTCTGTGATCCCTACAATAGTCAAAAGCCGGTCAATGTCTCCGCGCGGGCGTATTTTGCCAGTGCTCTTAAGAGTGGAGATTTTACGGTGGGAGAATTCTCGTTTGGTCTACAATCCGGCCGGAAGGCGATACAGTTTGCGCTGCCATTCTACGGCGACGACGGGCAAATAGGCGGTGTCATCATCGGGACCCTGAGTCTCGACTGGCTCGCCGATTACATCGCAAAAAAAGGCGCACCACCGGGGGGCGCGCTTGCCATCATGGATCGCAACGGCACTTTCCTCGCCCGCTATCCTGATAACGCCCAGTTTGTCGGACGAAAGGCCGCCGAGAAGGATTTGTCAGTTGGCCATCGGCGCGCTGCCGATATTGTCGATGTTGATGGCGTGCGGCGAATTGTCGGCTATTCAGCTTTAGGAGATGCCTCCGGAGGGCTTCTTATCAGTTTTGGACTCGACAAAGCGCAAGCGTTTGCTGAGATTCAACGCCGTACTCAACGTGGCATCTTCTTAATTGGCCTGAGCACGGCGCTAACGCTGGTGCTGATATCGCTCGGCGCGAGGCGATTCATTCATCGTTCGCTTGGGCAATTGATCGAAGCTGCGAACCGATGGCGGATCGGCGAATTTTCCCGCCGCGTGGAGATTCGGGGAAGGGGCGAACTCGTTGGAGTCGCGGAGGCTTTCAACACGATGGCCGACGCGTTGGAGCATCGTGAGCAAGAGTTGTCCGAGGCGAAGGAGAGAGCAGAGGAAGCCGCAGCCCGTATTACGATGATCTTCGAAAGTACCACCGACAGTGTGGTCATTGTCGATCCGAGCGGGCGTATCAGCTATCTCAATGGGCCGGCCTGGAAGCTAATCGAAAATCGTAATCTCATTGGCATGACGTTGTTGGACGTTCTCCCAGAGGGCGCCGACACCGAAGTTATGAGTCAGCTTCGAGAGGCTATCTCGGATCGGCGCCCCGTTTCTGTCGAAATGTTCTGCACGACCCGAAATGCTTGGTATGCGATCAACACATTCCCTTCCAGCGAAGGAATCGCAGTTTTCCTACGAGACATAACCGAGCATAAGAATGCGGTCGAGGCACGCCGCGTCATCGAGGCCCAGTTCCACCACAGTCAGAGGATGGAGACCGTCGGTCAACTCACCGGTGGCGTGGCGCACGACTTCAACAACTTGCTTATGGTGGTTTCCGCAAATCTCGAACTCATCGAGGAGGCCGCGGATATTTGCAAGATCCAGCAATATGCGAGCACCGCGCGGCGGGCCACGGACCGAGGGACAAAGCTGACGTCGCAACTCCTCGCGTTTTCACGGCAGCAAGTCCTGAACCCAAAAGTGGTCAATGCAAACCAACTCATTTCTGCGTTTCTGGGACTTATCCGTCAGGCTGTCGGAGCAGGATGCGAGGTCGCGTTGCAGACCGATGACCAGTTGTGGCTGTGCCGCGTCGATCCGGCATTGCTAGAGACAGCTCTCCTCAACCTGGCTCTGAATGCACGCGACGCTATGCCGGACGGCGGCGCGCTCAAAATCGAAACGCGGAACGTCATCGTAAATGAGAGTTCGGTGGTCGCTGGATGTTTGCCTGGATCGTACGTCCTGATCTCCGTCGTGGACAACGGCTGCGGGATGACTCCAGAGGTGCGGGATCGGGTATTTGAACCATTCTTCACGACCAAGGAGGTCGGGAAAGGCACGGGGCTCGGCCTCAGCATGGTCTATGGCTTTGTTCGACAGTCCGGTGGGCATATTGATATCACCAGCGTCCTCGACGTCGGAACGACCATTGATTTGTATCTACCCAAGGCAACGCAAATGCCTGATGCCGAAGCGAATCACATCCAACCCACCGCGGTGCCGGCGGGATCGGAGCGCATTCTGTTGGTTGACGACAATGAGGATCTCCTGGACGTAACGTCGACGATGCTAACTGGCCTGGGCTATCGAGTCTCATCTGCCCGAAACGGCGCAGAGGCCCTTCAGATACTTCGCAGTGATCAGGAGTTCGAGCTCTTGTTGAGCGATATCGTCATGCCCAATGGGATGAGCGGCGTTGAGCTTGCTCGCGAAGCCAGGCGATTGAGGGAAGATATCAAGATCCTGCTTACTTCGGGTTACGCAGAAGATGTGTTGGAACGACACAATGCCGTGGGAGAGTTTTCAATTATTGACAAGCCCTTCCGTTTGGCGGACTTGGCTCGGCGTCTCCATTCAATCCTGCGAGACGCATGA